A region from the Sandaracinus amylolyticus genome encodes:
- a CDS encoding TolC family protein, with the protein MANITDRALALLLALSGGCASHAIREDVDATREIVRARADLELVDRDPERWQDDEPAVRELLAQPLTMESAVRIALLNNRDLRAELYELGIARAQLVGAGLLPNPILEAEARIPEDQAEPVQYDIGLAIDLTALVLAPLRAHAASARVEAARFRTAGAVLDLAYRVRLAFVRYQASAQTLELAQTALESFAASLEAARALYAAGNVRELDVAMEEAAYEQARIEVARAELEMLDDRERMNALLGLYGHDVTWEPAGRLPDPPRDVLDVDEALERRAIESSLELAWTRAELEAVGRELGLARTVGLVPDVEIGVHAEFDEERWEVGPEVAIGLPIFSQGQGAVLAREAELESMRERYVGIAIAVRASARAARNRALTAELLARRTRESLLPARTRVFEQTLLLYNAMQLDVFRLLEARRDQIDAARQYIDALREYWQARATLDQVLAGRLAGTIGGDGDLESAPSSRSRATRTAESPH; encoded by the coding sequence ATGGCCAACATCACTGATCGCGCGCTCGCGCTCCTCCTCGCGCTGAGCGGCGGCTGCGCGAGCCACGCGATCCGCGAGGACGTCGACGCGACGCGCGAGATCGTCCGCGCCCGCGCCGATCTCGAGCTCGTCGATCGCGATCCCGAGCGCTGGCAGGACGACGAGCCCGCGGTGCGCGAGCTGCTCGCCCAGCCGCTGACGATGGAGAGCGCGGTCCGCATCGCGCTGCTCAACAACCGCGATCTGCGCGCCGAGCTCTACGAGCTCGGCATCGCGCGCGCGCAGCTCGTCGGCGCGGGGCTGCTCCCGAACCCGATCCTCGAGGCCGAGGCGCGGATCCCCGAAGATCAGGCCGAGCCCGTGCAGTACGACATCGGTCTCGCGATCGACCTGACCGCGCTGGTGCTCGCACCGCTCCGTGCCCACGCCGCGAGCGCGAGGGTCGAGGCCGCGCGCTTCCGCACCGCGGGCGCGGTGCTCGATCTCGCGTACCGCGTGCGCCTCGCGTTCGTGCGCTACCAGGCCAGCGCGCAGACGCTCGAGCTCGCGCAGACCGCGCTCGAGAGCTTCGCCGCGAGCCTCGAGGCCGCGCGCGCCCTGTATGCGGCGGGCAACGTGCGCGAGCTCGACGTCGCGATGGAAGAGGCCGCGTACGAGCAGGCGCGCATCGAGGTCGCGCGCGCCGAGCTCGAGATGCTCGACGATCGCGAGCGGATGAACGCGCTGCTCGGTCTGTACGGCCACGACGTCACGTGGGAGCCCGCCGGGCGTCTCCCCGATCCACCGCGCGACGTGCTCGACGTCGACGAGGCGCTCGAGCGCCGTGCGATCGAGTCGAGCCTCGAGCTCGCGTGGACGCGCGCCGAGCTCGAGGCAGTCGGGCGCGAGCTCGGCCTCGCGCGCACCGTCGGCCTGGTGCCCGACGTCGAGATCGGCGTGCACGCGGAGTTCGACGAGGAGCGCTGGGAGGTCGGGCCCGAGGTCGCGATCGGTCTCCCGATCTTCTCGCAGGGGCAGGGCGCCGTGCTCGCGCGCGAGGCGGAGCTCGAGTCGATGCGCGAACGCTACGTCGGCATCGCGATCGCGGTGCGTGCCTCGGCGCGCGCCGCGCGCAACCGCGCGCTCACCGCGGAGCTGCTCGCGCGCCGCACCCGCGAGTCGCTGCTCCCGGCGCGTACGCGCGTCTTCGAGCAGACGCTGCTGCTCTACAACGCGATGCAGCTCGACGTCTTTCGTCTGCTCGAGGCACGTCGCGATCAGATCGACGCCGCGCGGCAGTACATCGACGCGCTGCGCGAGTACTGGCAGGCGCGCGCGACGCTCGATCAGGTCCTCGCGGGTCGTCTCGCCGGGACGATCGGCGGGGACGGCGATCTCGAGAGCGCGCCCTCGTCGCGATCGCGCGCGACGCGGACCGCGGAGAGCCCGCACTGA
- a CDS encoding radical SAM protein — protein sequence MHRLAVMPRCATPCAACDACAPTGRPATLVEARRLLDHDEVLLGGGDATAWPALDAFLAEARGHRVWLEAPAASLTHERLRALRDAGVHGVLVQIEGVGEKLLRAMRAGDGERVIADAEALGLETQARVIARPATFPMVAPLAMRLAPRVVWLELVRRDWGKPEIEASPSSIARLLLACPNVSFSGHRALDRGYLPPCTLPSVWAARPTAFRTTLKDGARDTPNTTLPACGECALRSSCRFADRGALSDDDAGAAEAIRDAVLPWTRMRTTQQQVPAAITSKRRGPDVICTTPWTTMEVVDPNGLVRQCCSTWTIGDRGNVHHASLGAIWNGPGYQLARRQMIGSDHGALCHPICSRLHDRKYDEQAFRIQTGSEAFVANQLQIADDIAERREVVRSKPLRLAICPSTYCNYDCIMCDLGRTPRRELPESIWEELPELLPTLQTLTMLGGEPLANPSTMRFLREFDVAKYPDCAIDFVTNGSLLTEPVLARMQRCTLGDVTISLNAGTPDVYERVQRGVEMSRVLENLDALIRFRGRHHRWFGITVSFVVQPASAHTLVQFGEIAHARNLRIRLMALNPENHEGLDFYPDGDAVAKVLREVDVFEQWARRVRPEWLSEIRATRAAVAAEAASRVRTSVPSGARRLPVVA from the coding sequence GTGCATCGCCTGGCCGTGATGCCGCGCTGCGCGACGCCGTGCGCTGCGTGTGATGCGTGCGCGCCGACGGGTCGCCCCGCGACGCTCGTCGAGGCGCGACGGCTGCTCGACCACGACGAGGTCCTCCTCGGCGGCGGCGACGCGACGGCGTGGCCCGCGCTCGATGCCTTCCTCGCCGAGGCGCGCGGACACCGCGTGTGGCTCGAGGCGCCCGCCGCGTCGCTGACCCACGAGCGACTCCGCGCGCTGCGCGACGCGGGCGTGCACGGCGTGCTCGTGCAGATCGAGGGCGTGGGCGAGAAGCTCCTGCGCGCGATGCGCGCCGGCGACGGAGAGCGCGTCATCGCCGACGCCGAAGCGCTCGGCCTCGAGACGCAGGCGCGCGTCATCGCGCGCCCGGCGACGTTCCCGATGGTCGCGCCGCTCGCGATGCGCCTCGCGCCGCGCGTGGTGTGGCTCGAGCTCGTGCGACGCGACTGGGGCAAGCCCGAGATCGAAGCATCGCCGTCGTCGATCGCGCGGCTCTTGCTCGCGTGCCCGAACGTGAGCTTCTCGGGCCATCGTGCGCTCGACCGCGGCTATCTCCCGCCGTGCACGCTGCCGAGCGTGTGGGCCGCGCGACCGACCGCGTTCCGCACCACGCTGAAGGACGGAGCGCGCGACACTCCGAACACCACGCTCCCCGCGTGCGGCGAGTGCGCGCTGCGCAGCTCGTGTCGCTTCGCCGATCGCGGCGCGCTGTCCGATGACGACGCGGGCGCGGCCGAGGCGATCCGCGACGCGGTGCTGCCCTGGACGCGCATGCGCACGACGCAGCAGCAGGTCCCCGCGGCGATCACGAGCAAGCGCCGCGGCCCCGACGTGATCTGCACCACGCCGTGGACGACGATGGAGGTCGTCGATCCCAACGGGCTCGTCCGGCAGTGCTGCTCGACGTGGACGATCGGCGATCGCGGCAACGTCCACCACGCGTCGCTCGGCGCGATCTGGAACGGCCCGGGGTACCAGCTCGCGCGGCGGCAGATGATCGGCAGCGATCACGGCGCGCTCTGCCATCCGATCTGCTCGCGCCTGCACGATCGCAAGTACGACGAGCAGGCGTTCCGCATCCAGACCGGCAGCGAGGCGTTCGTCGCGAACCAGCTGCAGATCGCCGACGACATCGCGGAGCGCCGCGAGGTCGTGCGCAGCAAGCCGCTGCGCCTCGCGATCTGCCCGAGCACGTACTGCAACTACGACTGCATCATGTGCGACCTCGGTCGCACGCCACGGCGCGAGCTCCCGGAGTCGATCTGGGAAGAGCTGCCCGAGCTCCTGCCGACGCTGCAGACGCTGACGATGCTCGGCGGCGAGCCGCTCGCGAATCCGTCGACCATGCGTTTTCTGCGCGAATTCGACGTCGCGAAGTATCCCGACTGCGCGATCGACTTCGTCACCAACGGCTCGCTCCTCACCGAGCCCGTGCTCGCGCGCATGCAGCGCTGCACGCTCGGCGACGTGACGATCAGCCTCAACGCCGGCACGCCCGACGTGTACGAGCGCGTGCAGCGCGGCGTCGAGATGTCACGCGTGCTCGAGAACCTCGACGCGCTGATCCGATTCAGGGGTCGACACCACCGGTGGTTCGGCATCACGGTGAGCTTCGTGGTCCAGCCCGCGTCCGCCCACACGCTCGTGCAGTTCGGGGAGATCGCGCACGCGCGCAACCTCCGCATCCGGCTGATGGCGCTGAACCCCGAGAACCACGAGGGCCTCGACTTCTATCCCGACGGCGACGCGGTCGCGAAGGTGCTGCGCGAGGTGGACGTGTTCGAGCAGTGGGCCCGCCGGGTGCGCCCCGAGTGGCTCTCCGAGATCCGCGCGACGCGCGCCGCGGTCGCGGCCGAGGCAGCGTCGCGCGTCCGCACGAGCGTGCCCAGCGGCGCACGTCGTCTGCCCGTGGTGGCGTGA